The following DNA comes from Acidobacteriota bacterium.
GCAAATTGGTCAACGGCACTTCGGCGGTCGGCACCAGATAGTAATCGCGCTCGAACCGTACCTTGAAAAGATCAGCCTCGAATTTCGGCAACTGCCCGGTGCCAAACAGCGAATCGGTGTTGACCATAAACGGCGGCAACATCTCCGTGTAGCCGTGCTCCGTCGTGTGCAGGTCGAGCATGAACGAGATCAGCGCGCGTTCCAGCTTCGCGCCCAAGCCTTTCAGCACCGAGAACCGCGCGCCCGTCACTTTGGCAGCGCGTTCCAGATCGAGAATGCCCAGGTTGGTGGCGATGTCCACGTGATCTTTTGGTGCAAAACCTTCGGCAGCGAAATCGCGCGGCGTGCCCCAGCGACGAGTTTCGGCATTGGCGGCTTCATCTTTGCCCGCCGGCACCGATTCGTGGGGCAGATTGGGCACGCGCGTCAGAATGTCGCGGAAACCGATTTCCAATTCGCTCACCTGCGCATCGGCCGCTTTGATTTTGTCGCCCAGCGCGCGCGCTTCGGCCTTCTTGCCCTCGGCTTCGTCCTTTTTGCCTTCGCGCATCAACGCGCCGACCTCTTTGCTGAGGCGGTTCGAGGCAGCGTTCAATTCATCACGCTCACGAATCAAGGTGCGGCGTTGCACATCCAGTTTGGTAAAATCCTCAAGTAAGGCGGGATCGAAATTGCGCGTGCTCAGCTTTTCGCGCACGGCGTCGAAATGTTCGCGGACATAAGCCAGATCAAGCATAAGAACTCCCTG
Coding sequences within:
- the serS gene encoding serine--tRNA ligase, which codes for MLDLAYVREHFDAVREKLSTRNFDPALLEDFTKLDVQRRTLIRERDELNAASNRLSKEVGALMREGKKDEAEGKKAEARALGDKIKAADAQVSELEIGFRDILTRVPNLPHESVPAGKDEAANAETRRWGTPRDFAAEGFAPKDHVDIATNLGILDLERAAKVTGARFSVLKGLGAKLERALISFMLDLHTTEHGYTEMLPPFMVNTDSLFGTGQLPKFEADLFKVRFERDYYLVPTAEVPLTNLHRDEILEEKDLPLYYTAYTPCFRSEAGSYGRDVRGLIRQHQFDKVELVKLTKPEDSYDELEKMTANAERVLQLLGLPYRTVTLSTGDMGFSASKTYDIEVWLPSQNTYREISSCSNCDAFQARRAQIRFKRDGKSKTEFVHTLNGSGLAVGRTWLAILENYQQSDGSVRVPEALVPYLGVDVIPAAA